In Podarcis muralis chromosome 14, rPodMur119.hap1.1, whole genome shotgun sequence, one genomic interval encodes:
- the GLYR1 gene encoding cytokine-like nuclear factor N-PAC isoform X3 — MAAAAAAVPVNLRLGDLVWGKLGRYPPWPGKIVNPPKDLKKPRGKKCFFVKFFGTEDHLPVLEELEPKLHQPRTRESAWIKVEQLKPYHAHKEEMIKINKGKRFQQAVDAVEEFLKKGKGKDQASHNSTEEKNRRNSSEERGKQSVGEEKHKANLSEGKPKKRVSSVSSERGSKSPLKRTYEQSPRKRGRPPKDEKDLTIPESSTVKRMMTGTMAGFKWPPSPVKDGDPHFHHFLLSQTEKPAVCYQAITKKLKVCEEETGSTSIQAADSTAINGSITPTDKKIGFLGLGLMGSGIVSNLLKMGHTVTVWNRTAEKCDLFIQEGARLGRTPAEVVSTCDITFACVSDPKAAKDLVLGPSGVLQGIRPGKCYVDMSTVDADTVTELAQVIVSRGGRFLEAPVSGNQQLSNDGMLVILAAGDRGLYEDCSSCFQAMGKTSFFLGEVGNAAKMMLIVNMVQGSFMATIAEGLTLAQVTGQSQQTLLDILNQGQLASIFLDQKCQNILQGNFKPDFYLKYIQKDLRLAIALGDSVNHPTPMAAAANEVYKRAKALDQSDNDMSAVYRAYIH, encoded by the exons GGGGAAGCTGGGCCGTTATCCTCCTTGGCCAGGAAAG ATTGTTAACCCGCCTAAGGACCTGAAGAAGCCTCGTGGGAAGAAGTGCTTCTTTGTGAAGTTTTTTGGGACTGAAGATCA TCTTCCCGTGCTTGAGGAGCTGGAGCCCAAACTGCATCAACCACGTACAAGAGAGAG TGCTTGGATTAAAGTGGAGCAGCTGAAGCCTTATCATGCCCACAAAGAGGAAATGATTAAAATTAACAAAGGCAAGAGGTTCCAGCAAGCTGTGGATGCTGTGGAAGAATTCCTCAAAAAAGGCAAAGGCAAGGACCAG GCTTCTCATAACTCCACCGAAGAGAAGAATCGGCGGAATTCGAGTGAAGAGAGGGGCAAGCAGTCAGTGGGAGAAGAGAAACACAAAGCCAATTTGTCTGAAGGGAAGCCGAAGAAGAGGGTGTCTTCCGTTTCTTCAGAGCGAGGCTCAAAATCCCCTCTGAAGAGAACGTATGAGCAAAGCCCCCGGAAGCGAGGGCGCCCCCCTAAAGATGAGAAG GATCTGACAATCCCTGAATCGAGCACAGTGAAGAGAATGATGACTGGCACCATGGCTGGCTTTAAATGGCCACCGAGT CCTGTGAAAGATGGCGACCCTCATTTCCATCACTTCCTGCTTAGCCAGACAGAGAAG CCGGCTGTTTGCTACCAAGCCATCACAAAGAAGCTGAAGGTGTGTGAAGAG GAAACAGGGTCCACGTCTATCCAGGCAGCCGACAGCACGGCTATCAATGGCAGCATCACTCCCACAGACAAGAA gATAGGTTTCCTTGGCCTTGGCCTGATGGGGAGTGGCATCGTGTCCAACTTACTAAAAATGGGTCACACTGTCACGGTCTGGAACCGGACTGCTGAAAAG TGTGATTTGTTCATCCAGGAGGGGGCAAGGTTGGGAAGAACCCCCGCTGAAGTGGTCTCCACCTGTGACATCACTTTCGCCTGCGTATCTGATCCAAAGGCAGCCAAGGAT CTGGTGCTTGGTCCTAGTGGAGTACTCCAGGGTATACGTCCAGGAAAGTGCTACGTGGACATGTCCACCGTGGATGCAGACACTGTTACAGAACTGGCTCAG GTGATCGTATCCAGGGGTGGTCGCTTCCTGGAGGCACCAGTTTCAGGGAACCAACAACTCTCTAACGATGGCATGCTGGTGATACTAGCCGCCGGTGACAGGGGCTTATATGAAGACTGCAGTAGTTGTTTCCAAGCAATGGGGAAAACCTCTTTTTTTCTAG GGGAAGTGGGGAACGCTGCCAAGATGATGCTCATTGTGAACATGGTCCAAGGAAGCTTCATGGCCACAATAGCAGAAGGACTAACTCTGGCTCAAGTGACTGGTCAGTCGCAGCAGACTCTTCTGGATATCCTCAACCAGGGACAACTCGCCAGCATCTTCTTGGACCAGAAGTGCCAAA acaTCCTGCAAGGAAATTTTAAACCAGATTTCTACCTGAAATACATCCAGAAGGATCTCAGATTAGCCATTGCACTAGGCGATTCTGTTAACCACCCAACTCCCATGGCAGCTGCAGCCAATGAG GTCTACAAACGAGCAAAAGCATTGGACCAATCTGACAATGACATGTCTGCTGTGTACAGGGCCTACATCCACTAG
- the GLYR1 gene encoding cytokine-like nuclear factor N-PAC isoform X15 — protein sequence MAAAAAAVPVNLRLGDLVWGKLGRYPPWPGKIVNPPKDLKKPRGKKCFFVKFFGTEDHLPVLEELEPKLHQPRTRESAWIKVEQLKPYHAHKEEMIKINKGKRFQQAVDAVEEFLKKGKGKDQDLTIPESSTVKRMMTGTMAGFKWPPSVSEPVKDGDPHFHHFLLSQTEKPAVCYQAITKKLKVCEEETGSTSIQAADSTAINGSITPTDKKIGFLGLGLMGSGIVSNLLKMGHTVTVWNRTAEKCDLFIQEGARLGRTPAEVVSTCDITFACVSDPKAAKDLVLGPSGVLQGIRPGKCYVDMSTVDADTVTELAQVIVSRGGRFLEAPVSGNQQLSNDGMLVILAAGDRGLYEDCSSCFQAMGKTSFFLGEVGNAAKMMLIVNMVQGSFMATIAEGLTLAQVTGQSQQTLLDILNQGQLASIFLDQKCQNILQGNFKPDFYLKYIQKDLRLAIALGDSVNHPTPMAAAANEVYKRAKALDQSDNDMSAVYRAYIH from the exons GGGGAAGCTGGGCCGTTATCCTCCTTGGCCAGGAAAG ATTGTTAACCCGCCTAAGGACCTGAAGAAGCCTCGTGGGAAGAAGTGCTTCTTTGTGAAGTTTTTTGGGACTGAAGATCA TCTTCCCGTGCTTGAGGAGCTGGAGCCCAAACTGCATCAACCACGTACAAGAGAGAG TGCTTGGATTAAAGTGGAGCAGCTGAAGCCTTATCATGCCCACAAAGAGGAAATGATTAAAATTAACAAAGGCAAGAGGTTCCAGCAAGCTGTGGATGCTGTGGAAGAATTCCTCAAAAAAGGCAAAGGCAAGGACCAG GATCTGACAATCCCTGAATCGAGCACAGTGAAGAGAATGATGACTGGCACCATGGCTGGCTTTAAATGGCCACCGAGTGTAAGCGAG CCTGTGAAAGATGGCGACCCTCATTTCCATCACTTCCTGCTTAGCCAGACAGAGAAG CCGGCTGTTTGCTACCAAGCCATCACAAAGAAGCTGAAGGTGTGTGAAGAG GAAACAGGGTCCACGTCTATCCAGGCAGCCGACAGCACGGCTATCAATGGCAGCATCACTCCCACAGACAAGAA gATAGGTTTCCTTGGCCTTGGCCTGATGGGGAGTGGCATCGTGTCCAACTTACTAAAAATGGGTCACACTGTCACGGTCTGGAACCGGACTGCTGAAAAG TGTGATTTGTTCATCCAGGAGGGGGCAAGGTTGGGAAGAACCCCCGCTGAAGTGGTCTCCACCTGTGACATCACTTTCGCCTGCGTATCTGATCCAAAGGCAGCCAAGGAT CTGGTGCTTGGTCCTAGTGGAGTACTCCAGGGTATACGTCCAGGAAAGTGCTACGTGGACATGTCCACCGTGGATGCAGACACTGTTACAGAACTGGCTCAG GTGATCGTATCCAGGGGTGGTCGCTTCCTGGAGGCACCAGTTTCAGGGAACCAACAACTCTCTAACGATGGCATGCTGGTGATACTAGCCGCCGGTGACAGGGGCTTATATGAAGACTGCAGTAGTTGTTTCCAAGCAATGGGGAAAACCTCTTTTTTTCTAG GGGAAGTGGGGAACGCTGCCAAGATGATGCTCATTGTGAACATGGTCCAAGGAAGCTTCATGGCCACAATAGCAGAAGGACTAACTCTGGCTCAAGTGACTGGTCAGTCGCAGCAGACTCTTCTGGATATCCTCAACCAGGGACAACTCGCCAGCATCTTCTTGGACCAGAAGTGCCAAA acaTCCTGCAAGGAAATTTTAAACCAGATTTCTACCTGAAATACATCCAGAAGGATCTCAGATTAGCCATTGCACTAGGCGATTCTGTTAACCACCCAACTCCCATGGCAGCTGCAGCCAATGAG GTCTACAAACGAGCAAAAGCATTGGACCAATCTGACAATGACATGTCTGCTGTGTACAGGGCCTACATCCACTAG
- the GLYR1 gene encoding cytokine-like nuclear factor N-PAC isoform X18: MAAAAAAVPVNLRLGDLVWGKLGRYPPWPGKIVNPPKDLKKPRGKKCFFVKFFGTEDHLPVLEELEPKLHQPRTRESAWIKVEQLKPYHAHKEEMIKINKGKRFQQAVDAVEEFLKKGKGKDQDLTIPESSTVKRMMTGTMAGFKWPPSVSEPAVCYQAITKKLKVCEEETGSTSIQAADSTAINGSITPTDKKIGFLGLGLMGSGIVSNLLKMGHTVTVWNRTAEKCDLFIQEGARLGRTPAEVVSTCDITFACVSDPKAAKDLVLGPSGVLQGIRPGKCYVDMSTVDADTVTELAQVIVSRGGRFLEAPVSGNQQLSNDGMLVILAAGDRGLYEDCSSCFQAMGKTSFFLGEVGNAAKMMLIVNMVQGSFMATIAEGLTLAQVTGQSQQTLLDILNQGQLASIFLDQKCQNILQGNFKPDFYLKYIQKDLRLAIALGDSVNHPTPMAAAANEVYKRAKALDQSDNDMSAVYRAYIH, translated from the exons GGGGAAGCTGGGCCGTTATCCTCCTTGGCCAGGAAAG ATTGTTAACCCGCCTAAGGACCTGAAGAAGCCTCGTGGGAAGAAGTGCTTCTTTGTGAAGTTTTTTGGGACTGAAGATCA TCTTCCCGTGCTTGAGGAGCTGGAGCCCAAACTGCATCAACCACGTACAAGAGAGAG TGCTTGGATTAAAGTGGAGCAGCTGAAGCCTTATCATGCCCACAAAGAGGAAATGATTAAAATTAACAAAGGCAAGAGGTTCCAGCAAGCTGTGGATGCTGTGGAAGAATTCCTCAAAAAAGGCAAAGGCAAGGACCAG GATCTGACAATCCCTGAATCGAGCACAGTGAAGAGAATGATGACTGGCACCATGGCTGGCTTTAAATGGCCACCGAGTGTAAGCGAG CCGGCTGTTTGCTACCAAGCCATCACAAAGAAGCTGAAGGTGTGTGAAGAG GAAACAGGGTCCACGTCTATCCAGGCAGCCGACAGCACGGCTATCAATGGCAGCATCACTCCCACAGACAAGAA gATAGGTTTCCTTGGCCTTGGCCTGATGGGGAGTGGCATCGTGTCCAACTTACTAAAAATGGGTCACACTGTCACGGTCTGGAACCGGACTGCTGAAAAG TGTGATTTGTTCATCCAGGAGGGGGCAAGGTTGGGAAGAACCCCCGCTGAAGTGGTCTCCACCTGTGACATCACTTTCGCCTGCGTATCTGATCCAAAGGCAGCCAAGGAT CTGGTGCTTGGTCCTAGTGGAGTACTCCAGGGTATACGTCCAGGAAAGTGCTACGTGGACATGTCCACCGTGGATGCAGACACTGTTACAGAACTGGCTCAG GTGATCGTATCCAGGGGTGGTCGCTTCCTGGAGGCACCAGTTTCAGGGAACCAACAACTCTCTAACGATGGCATGCTGGTGATACTAGCCGCCGGTGACAGGGGCTTATATGAAGACTGCAGTAGTTGTTTCCAAGCAATGGGGAAAACCTCTTTTTTTCTAG GGGAAGTGGGGAACGCTGCCAAGATGATGCTCATTGTGAACATGGTCCAAGGAAGCTTCATGGCCACAATAGCAGAAGGACTAACTCTGGCTCAAGTGACTGGTCAGTCGCAGCAGACTCTTCTGGATATCCTCAACCAGGGACAACTCGCCAGCATCTTCTTGGACCAGAAGTGCCAAA acaTCCTGCAAGGAAATTTTAAACCAGATTTCTACCTGAAATACATCCAGAAGGATCTCAGATTAGCCATTGCACTAGGCGATTCTGTTAACCACCCAACTCCCATGGCAGCTGCAGCCAATGAG GTCTACAAACGAGCAAAAGCATTGGACCAATCTGACAATGACATGTCTGCTGTGTACAGGGCCTACATCCACTAG
- the GLYR1 gene encoding cytokine-like nuclear factor N-PAC isoform X13, whose product MAAAAAAVPVNLRLGDLVWGKLGRYPPWPGKIVNPPKDLKKPRGKKCFFVKFFGTEDHLPVLEELEPKLHQPRTRESAWIKVEQLKPYHAHKEEMIKINKGKRFQQAVDAVEEFLKKGKGKDQASHNSTEEKNRRNSSEERGKQSVGEEKHKANLSEGKPKKRVSSVSSERGSKSPLKRTYEQSPRKRGRPPKDEKPAVCYQAITKKLKVCEEETGSTSIQAADSTAINGSITPTDKKIGFLGLGLMGSGIVSNLLKMGHTVTVWNRTAEKCDLFIQEGARLGRTPAEVVSTCDITFACVSDPKAAKDLVLGPSGVLQGIRPGKCYVDMSTVDADTVTELAQVIVSRGGRFLEAPVSGNQQLSNDGMLVILAAGDRGLYEDCSSCFQAMGKTSFFLGEVGNAAKMMLIVNMVQGSFMATIAEGLTLAQVTGQSQQTLLDILNQGQLASIFLDQKCQNILQGNFKPDFYLKYIQKDLRLAIALGDSVNHPTPMAAAANEVYKRAKALDQSDNDMSAVYRAYIH is encoded by the exons GGGGAAGCTGGGCCGTTATCCTCCTTGGCCAGGAAAG ATTGTTAACCCGCCTAAGGACCTGAAGAAGCCTCGTGGGAAGAAGTGCTTCTTTGTGAAGTTTTTTGGGACTGAAGATCA TCTTCCCGTGCTTGAGGAGCTGGAGCCCAAACTGCATCAACCACGTACAAGAGAGAG TGCTTGGATTAAAGTGGAGCAGCTGAAGCCTTATCATGCCCACAAAGAGGAAATGATTAAAATTAACAAAGGCAAGAGGTTCCAGCAAGCTGTGGATGCTGTGGAAGAATTCCTCAAAAAAGGCAAAGGCAAGGACCAG GCTTCTCATAACTCCACCGAAGAGAAGAATCGGCGGAATTCGAGTGAAGAGAGGGGCAAGCAGTCAGTGGGAGAAGAGAAACACAAAGCCAATTTGTCTGAAGGGAAGCCGAAGAAGAGGGTGTCTTCCGTTTCTTCAGAGCGAGGCTCAAAATCCCCTCTGAAGAGAACGTATGAGCAAAGCCCCCGGAAGCGAGGGCGCCCCCCTAAAGATGAGAAG CCGGCTGTTTGCTACCAAGCCATCACAAAGAAGCTGAAGGTGTGTGAAGAG GAAACAGGGTCCACGTCTATCCAGGCAGCCGACAGCACGGCTATCAATGGCAGCATCACTCCCACAGACAAGAA gATAGGTTTCCTTGGCCTTGGCCTGATGGGGAGTGGCATCGTGTCCAACTTACTAAAAATGGGTCACACTGTCACGGTCTGGAACCGGACTGCTGAAAAG TGTGATTTGTTCATCCAGGAGGGGGCAAGGTTGGGAAGAACCCCCGCTGAAGTGGTCTCCACCTGTGACATCACTTTCGCCTGCGTATCTGATCCAAAGGCAGCCAAGGAT CTGGTGCTTGGTCCTAGTGGAGTACTCCAGGGTATACGTCCAGGAAAGTGCTACGTGGACATGTCCACCGTGGATGCAGACACTGTTACAGAACTGGCTCAG GTGATCGTATCCAGGGGTGGTCGCTTCCTGGAGGCACCAGTTTCAGGGAACCAACAACTCTCTAACGATGGCATGCTGGTGATACTAGCCGCCGGTGACAGGGGCTTATATGAAGACTGCAGTAGTTGTTTCCAAGCAATGGGGAAAACCTCTTTTTTTCTAG GGGAAGTGGGGAACGCTGCCAAGATGATGCTCATTGTGAACATGGTCCAAGGAAGCTTCATGGCCACAATAGCAGAAGGACTAACTCTGGCTCAAGTGACTGGTCAGTCGCAGCAGACTCTTCTGGATATCCTCAACCAGGGACAACTCGCCAGCATCTTCTTGGACCAGAAGTGCCAAA acaTCCTGCAAGGAAATTTTAAACCAGATTTCTACCTGAAATACATCCAGAAGGATCTCAGATTAGCCATTGCACTAGGCGATTCTGTTAACCACCCAACTCCCATGGCAGCTGCAGCCAATGAG GTCTACAAACGAGCAAAAGCATTGGACCAATCTGACAATGACATGTCTGCTGTGTACAGGGCCTACATCCACTAG
- the GLYR1 gene encoding cytokine-like nuclear factor N-PAC isoform X5, with translation MAAAAAAVPVNLRLGDLVWGKLGRYPPWPGKIVNPPKDLKKPRGKKCFFVKFFGTEDHLPVLEELEPKLHQPRTRESAWIKVEQLKPYHAHKEEMIKINKGKRFQQAVDAVEEFLKKGKGKDQASHNSTEEKNRRNSSEERGKQSVGEEKHKANLSEGKPKKRVSSVSSERGSKSPLKRTYEQSPRKRGRPPKDEKDLTIPESSTVKRMMTGTMAGFKWPPSVSEPVKDGDPHFHHFLLSQTEKPAVCYQAITKKLKVCEEETGSTSIQAADSTAINGSITPTDKKIGFLGLGLMGSGIVSNLLKMGHTVTVWNRTAEKEGARLGRTPAEVVSTCDITFACVSDPKAAKDLVLGPSGVLQGIRPGKCYVDMSTVDADTVTELAQVIVSRGGRFLEAPVSGNQQLSNDGMLVILAAGDRGLYEDCSSCFQAMGKTSFFLGEVGNAAKMMLIVNMVQGSFMATIAEGLTLAQVTGQSQQTLLDILNQGQLASIFLDQKCQNILQGNFKPDFYLKYIQKDLRLAIALGDSVNHPTPMAAAANEVYKRAKALDQSDNDMSAVYRAYIH, from the exons GGGGAAGCTGGGCCGTTATCCTCCTTGGCCAGGAAAG ATTGTTAACCCGCCTAAGGACCTGAAGAAGCCTCGTGGGAAGAAGTGCTTCTTTGTGAAGTTTTTTGGGACTGAAGATCA TCTTCCCGTGCTTGAGGAGCTGGAGCCCAAACTGCATCAACCACGTACAAGAGAGAG TGCTTGGATTAAAGTGGAGCAGCTGAAGCCTTATCATGCCCACAAAGAGGAAATGATTAAAATTAACAAAGGCAAGAGGTTCCAGCAAGCTGTGGATGCTGTGGAAGAATTCCTCAAAAAAGGCAAAGGCAAGGACCAG GCTTCTCATAACTCCACCGAAGAGAAGAATCGGCGGAATTCGAGTGAAGAGAGGGGCAAGCAGTCAGTGGGAGAAGAGAAACACAAAGCCAATTTGTCTGAAGGGAAGCCGAAGAAGAGGGTGTCTTCCGTTTCTTCAGAGCGAGGCTCAAAATCCCCTCTGAAGAGAACGTATGAGCAAAGCCCCCGGAAGCGAGGGCGCCCCCCTAAAGATGAGAAG GATCTGACAATCCCTGAATCGAGCACAGTGAAGAGAATGATGACTGGCACCATGGCTGGCTTTAAATGGCCACCGAGTGTAAGCGAG CCTGTGAAAGATGGCGACCCTCATTTCCATCACTTCCTGCTTAGCCAGACAGAGAAG CCGGCTGTTTGCTACCAAGCCATCACAAAGAAGCTGAAGGTGTGTGAAGAG GAAACAGGGTCCACGTCTATCCAGGCAGCCGACAGCACGGCTATCAATGGCAGCATCACTCCCACAGACAAGAA gATAGGTTTCCTTGGCCTTGGCCTGATGGGGAGTGGCATCGTGTCCAACTTACTAAAAATGGGTCACACTGTCACGGTCTGGAACCGGACTGCTGAAAAG GAGGGGGCAAGGTTGGGAAGAACCCCCGCTGAAGTGGTCTCCACCTGTGACATCACTTTCGCCTGCGTATCTGATCCAAAGGCAGCCAAGGAT CTGGTGCTTGGTCCTAGTGGAGTACTCCAGGGTATACGTCCAGGAAAGTGCTACGTGGACATGTCCACCGTGGATGCAGACACTGTTACAGAACTGGCTCAG GTGATCGTATCCAGGGGTGGTCGCTTCCTGGAGGCACCAGTTTCAGGGAACCAACAACTCTCTAACGATGGCATGCTGGTGATACTAGCCGCCGGTGACAGGGGCTTATATGAAGACTGCAGTAGTTGTTTCCAAGCAATGGGGAAAACCTCTTTTTTTCTAG GGGAAGTGGGGAACGCTGCCAAGATGATGCTCATTGTGAACATGGTCCAAGGAAGCTTCATGGCCACAATAGCAGAAGGACTAACTCTGGCTCAAGTGACTGGTCAGTCGCAGCAGACTCTTCTGGATATCCTCAACCAGGGACAACTCGCCAGCATCTTCTTGGACCAGAAGTGCCAAA acaTCCTGCAAGGAAATTTTAAACCAGATTTCTACCTGAAATACATCCAGAAGGATCTCAGATTAGCCATTGCACTAGGCGATTCTGTTAACCACCCAACTCCCATGGCAGCTGCAGCCAATGAG GTCTACAAACGAGCAAAAGCATTGGACCAATCTGACAATGACATGTCTGCTGTGTACAGGGCCTACATCCACTAG
- the GLYR1 gene encoding cytokine-like nuclear factor N-PAC isoform X2, whose product MAAAAAAVPVNLRLGDLVWGKLGRYPPWPGKIVNPPKDLKKPRGKKCFFVKFFGTEDHLPVLEELEPKLHQPRTRESAWIKVEQLKPYHAHKEEMIKINKGKRFQQAVDAVEEFLKKGKGKDQASHNSTEEKNRRNSSEERGKQSVGEEKHKANLSEGKPKKRVSSVSSERGSKSPLKRTYEQSPRKRGRPPKDEKDLTIPESSTVKRMMTGTMAGFKWPPSVSEPVKDGDPHFHHFLLSQTEKPAVCYQAITKKLKVCEEETGSTSIQAADSTAINGSITPTDKKIGFLGLGLMGSGIVSNLLKMGHTVTVWNRTAEKCDLFIQEGARLGRTPAEVVSTCDITFACVSDPKAAKDVLGPSGVLQGIRPGKCYVDMSTVDADTVTELAQVIVSRGGRFLEAPVSGNQQLSNDGMLVILAAGDRGLYEDCSSCFQAMGKTSFFLGEVGNAAKMMLIVNMVQGSFMATIAEGLTLAQVTGQSQQTLLDILNQGQLASIFLDQKCQNILQGNFKPDFYLKYIQKDLRLAIALGDSVNHPTPMAAAANEVYKRAKALDQSDNDMSAVYRAYIH is encoded by the exons GGGGAAGCTGGGCCGTTATCCTCCTTGGCCAGGAAAG ATTGTTAACCCGCCTAAGGACCTGAAGAAGCCTCGTGGGAAGAAGTGCTTCTTTGTGAAGTTTTTTGGGACTGAAGATCA TCTTCCCGTGCTTGAGGAGCTGGAGCCCAAACTGCATCAACCACGTACAAGAGAGAG TGCTTGGATTAAAGTGGAGCAGCTGAAGCCTTATCATGCCCACAAAGAGGAAATGATTAAAATTAACAAAGGCAAGAGGTTCCAGCAAGCTGTGGATGCTGTGGAAGAATTCCTCAAAAAAGGCAAAGGCAAGGACCAG GCTTCTCATAACTCCACCGAAGAGAAGAATCGGCGGAATTCGAGTGAAGAGAGGGGCAAGCAGTCAGTGGGAGAAGAGAAACACAAAGCCAATTTGTCTGAAGGGAAGCCGAAGAAGAGGGTGTCTTCCGTTTCTTCAGAGCGAGGCTCAAAATCCCCTCTGAAGAGAACGTATGAGCAAAGCCCCCGGAAGCGAGGGCGCCCCCCTAAAGATGAGAAG GATCTGACAATCCCTGAATCGAGCACAGTGAAGAGAATGATGACTGGCACCATGGCTGGCTTTAAATGGCCACCGAGTGTAAGCGAG CCTGTGAAAGATGGCGACCCTCATTTCCATCACTTCCTGCTTAGCCAGACAGAGAAG CCGGCTGTTTGCTACCAAGCCATCACAAAGAAGCTGAAGGTGTGTGAAGAG GAAACAGGGTCCACGTCTATCCAGGCAGCCGACAGCACGGCTATCAATGGCAGCATCACTCCCACAGACAAGAA gATAGGTTTCCTTGGCCTTGGCCTGATGGGGAGTGGCATCGTGTCCAACTTACTAAAAATGGGTCACACTGTCACGGTCTGGAACCGGACTGCTGAAAAG TGTGATTTGTTCATCCAGGAGGGGGCAAGGTTGGGAAGAACCCCCGCTGAAGTGGTCTCCACCTGTGACATCACTTTCGCCTGCGTATCTGATCCAAAGGCAGCCAAGGAT GTGCTTGGTCCTAGTGGAGTACTCCAGGGTATACGTCCAGGAAAGTGCTACGTGGACATGTCCACCGTGGATGCAGACACTGTTACAGAACTGGCTCAG GTGATCGTATCCAGGGGTGGTCGCTTCCTGGAGGCACCAGTTTCAGGGAACCAACAACTCTCTAACGATGGCATGCTGGTGATACTAGCCGCCGGTGACAGGGGCTTATATGAAGACTGCAGTAGTTGTTTCCAAGCAATGGGGAAAACCTCTTTTTTTCTAG GGGAAGTGGGGAACGCTGCCAAGATGATGCTCATTGTGAACATGGTCCAAGGAAGCTTCATGGCCACAATAGCAGAAGGACTAACTCTGGCTCAAGTGACTGGTCAGTCGCAGCAGACTCTTCTGGATATCCTCAACCAGGGACAACTCGCCAGCATCTTCTTGGACCAGAAGTGCCAAA acaTCCTGCAAGGAAATTTTAAACCAGATTTCTACCTGAAATACATCCAGAAGGATCTCAGATTAGCCATTGCACTAGGCGATTCTGTTAACCACCCAACTCCCATGGCAGCTGCAGCCAATGAG GTCTACAAACGAGCAAAAGCATTGGACCAATCTGACAATGACATGTCTGCTGTGTACAGGGCCTACATCCACTAG